In one Musa acuminata AAA Group cultivar baxijiao chromosome BXJ2-5, Cavendish_Baxijiao_AAA, whole genome shotgun sequence genomic region, the following are encoded:
- the LOC135612296 gene encoding uncharacterized protein LOC135612296 yields the protein MMAQKPLMLKDYLELEWNSESSGAGFRCVPRRANDDATVRYLLEADLRGGGGRKLPRTPSMSALTKISAVFNAVRLLPFAAAASSSPDSGRSRQEGSPSRSLSERLKGSFWRRKGKEGEENRAKVRDIVRLRSFEEETGDDRASFDFPSPVVSSCSSFSESDSYGSGFLPSSIASSETTDDAATTDTTGDVKKHSPRTSPSRNTNGLNIIAEVAEASVAGHRWAAKATESQSEESPECHSEEKEQLSPLSVMDFPSEEDEEEEEEDDTTSPSFHHSLAKLERTKLQLLQKIRRFECLADLDPIDLDRHFASSDDRSESTDCVALSDVDEEEADVRGLREKKAWGLLGELKNDFHVGPGTCVEKVLVDFFIQGLTSSGDDAVPGRPSWWRNSILRRDPAERPMLETSRDWIEGKGCRDLDDYHGEATLREMERNGRWICFEEEEEAADVEDLVLGSLMEELVVDLASD from the exons ATGATGGCTCAGAAGCCACTAATGCTCAAGGATTACCTTGAGCTGGAGTGGAATTCCGAGTCCAGTGGCGCTGGGTTCCGGTGCGTCCCGCGTCGAGCCAACGACGACGCCACCGTACGTTACCTACTGGAGGCGGACCTCCGCGGTGGTGGGGGAAGGAAGCTGCCGCGGACACCATCCATGAGCGCTTTGACGAAGATCTCCGCTGTATTCAACGCCGTTAGGCTTCTACCCTTCGCCGCagccgcctcctcctccccagACTCTGGCAGATCCAGGCAGGAGGGATCTCCGTCAAGAAGCCTCTCGGAGAGGCTGAAGGGAAGTTTCTggagaaggaaaggaaaagagggagaggagaacagGGCGAAGGTGAGGGACATCGTACGTCTGAGATCGTTTGAGGAGGAGACTGGCGACGACCGGGCGTCGTTCGACTTCCCGTCCCCGGTCgtcagcagctgcagcagcttcTCAGAGTCCGACTCCTATGGCTCGGGCTTCCTTCCGTCCTCCATTGCCAGTTCCGAAACCACTGACGACGCGGCCACCACCGACACCACCGGAGACGTCAAGAAGCACTCACCGCGAACAAGCCCAAGTCGCAACACCAATGGGCTGAACATCATCGCCGAGGTCGCCGAAGCGAGCGTCGCCGGCCACCGCTGGGCGGCCAAG GCAACGGAGAGCCAGAGCGAGGAGTCGCCGGAATGCCACTCGGAGGAGAAGGAACAGCTGAGTCCGTTGTCTGTGATGGACTTCCCAtccgaagaagacgaagaagaagaagaagaggatgacaCCACGTCGCCTTCCTTCCATCACAGCCTCGCTAAACTCGAAA GAACGAAGCTGCAGCTGTTGCAGAAGATCAGACGGTTCGAGTGCCTCGCCGATCTGGACCCGATCGATCTCGACCGTCACTTCGCCTCGTCTGATGACCGCTCCGAATCCACCGACTGCGTCGCGTTATCCGACGTTGACGAAGAGGAGGCGGACGTGAGGGGCTTACGAGAGAAGAAGGCTTGGGGCCTACTGGGAGAACTAAAGAACGACTTCCACGTAGGCCCGGGAACGTGCGTCGAGAAGGTCTTGGTGGACTTCTTCATCCAGGGGCTGACCTCCTCGGGCGACGACGCTGTTCCCGGCCGCCCGTCCTGGTGGAGGAACTCCATCCTGCGCCGTGATCCGGCAGAGCGGCCGATGTTGGAAACTTCGAGGGATTGGATCGAGGGGAAGGGCTGCCGCGATCTGGACGACTACCACGGGGAGGCGACGCTGAGGGAGATGGAGAGGAACGGGCGGTGGATTTgcttcgaggaggaggaggaggcggcggatgTGGAGGACCTGGTGCTGGGGTCCCTGATGGAGGAGTTGGTGGTGGACTTAGCATCAGATTGA